cctatgcctctgtttccccatcttacTTCacaggcttaattcattaatgctcATAAAGCTAAGCATTGCTACATGAGAGCGCCGCCTAACCATATGTATGTCAACGCATAGCCGATCTCTCCAGTTCTACAGTTGTTGTTGAATGGTTGGCTGGTTGTTTTTGTAGAGCAAGTACTTCTAATTTTAGCAAAATAAACTATAAAACTTCTCTACTTGGAGTATTTTGGGCTAGTTTGTATTCCTGTAGAAGGGGAAGGCCCATCCGAGCAATCCCATAAGGGAGAAAATCCTGTTCCTGATTCCAATCAGACAGGCATCATATGCAGGTGAGTTTTTTCAGAGGGTAAAAATTAAACTGCCTGAAATACCTTTGATACCAAAGGATTTATCGTTCTTTTCAGTAGGGAGTTCTACCAGAACACTTCTGTTCTCATTAGGGGGGAATTAAATAGAGAAGAATTTCTCTACTAGGATTCAGTCTCTGAAAGTTGAGGCCTATGGAGTACAGTTGTCCAGCTCCCTGAGGCCCAAttgaggaaagcacttaagcatgggtGTAAGTTCCTTTAAGTTCAATGAGATCTAAGCATGAGCTTAACTGCTTTTCTGAAAGAGCTGGTGATCCACACAGTTCTAACAGCTACAGGGTGCAAGGAGCCAGGTAAGTGTTGGCTATCCTAGGCCAGGATCCCAGTGTACATAGGATCAATCACATCTTAACCTGCCACTGCCTGTGATGTTGGTAGATATTATTTTCATTTCCCAGATGGATAATTTGAGACATACTTAAATGAAGTAGCTTCCTTGTCCAAAGCCACCCAGCAAGTTAGTTACAGAGCTTGGAACAGACCTTGGAATGCCCTGAGTCTTGTGCTCTATCAACAAGAACACACCCATTTTCACTGTTTACAGTGGGACAAATGAAAACACCTATTTTTCAGTCATtttctgatgtgtttttttggggggggggtgggggggaggctaaaATTGTCCAGACTTGGTATCTGCCCAAAGATGAGTATTTTGCGAGATGCTGAGCAAAAATGCTTCAGCCATCGCAAATACGTAGGAGTAAAGTGACCCATTTCCCCATGACTGCTCAACCAACCAAAATATTCtgtagcttttatttatttaaaaacactgctctagCTGGGGAGAAGAAGCTGAAATTTAGTAGGGAAATAGCTCTTAGTGAGAAACCATTCATTTTAGTGTTCCAGTGAACACTGATTTTTATTTGATTGGATTATGACCTATTAAAAAATCACTCTGCACATGTACAGTACAAATCCTAATCAGAAAATTCTACAGAACTATAAAGTGTGCAGCTATGGACAGCCATTCTGTTCACATGTGAGTGGCTGATTTATGGCAGCTGAGCATTTAGTTCTTTGGAGAAGCGAATGAGGCAAGGGCTTCATGTTCACTGTGCACATTAAGACAATGAAAAATACAGAATAAAGAtatataagtaataggaaggagggaagggaaggaggcatAAAATCATgagaaacttttaaaatgatttaacatGACGTTTGACAGCAAAATCTCAGTTATTAAAAATACACAAGTTTTTGATACATTGCATAAAAATGAGGCTGACCATGTTTTACTGGAATTCCCATAGCTAGAACACACACCTCTGCTCACTAGAAGGAAGAAGTGGTAAAACATAAGGGACTACATAAAAGTTAGTACAGAAACTGGTTGACAAACTTCAAGTGAAAAATTTTCTTGTTGGAAATTGACAAAATCCCATTTTCCATGGGTGGAAAATATCAACTTCAGCATAATCTTCTACCAGGAAAATCTCTACGTAAAACACTTTGGTTTGGGCCAACCCATCATGTACTTGAACTGATGTTTTACCTTCTAGGAGTTATAGTTCTGGCTCCCTCATGTTCTGAATCTTCCATAGGGACCATGGTCCCTGGCTAGATTGCATCTTGCATCATGCACCACAGTCTTTGTCCCTGTGGTTGAATCACTGCAGAGCATCTTGTGAGTCCCATGGGGCCACAGTGGGAGACTGTGGTGCGTTGTGGAAGTAAGCTTCATAGCAGAGAATGGAGCCGTGATGGACCTGGAACGGCAAAGCCTATTAAACACCATGGcagtacaggtgaacacagagaTTAcatcaacccaaaacaaaatattttgagatttaaaaatagaaatgttttggaACTTTTCATGCCACAGAAAAGTTTAGATATTGACTTTTGCTTTTGTCCTGAATTGGAGTGAAATGTCCAAATATCAGAATTTtccatgggatggaaattccatttttgatcagctctattaCCAATGTTGTATCTGCCAGTCTGACTCAAGATCTTCCATCCACAAAATGACCAGTGATAACTTGCTTAGTTTGCATGATCAAAGAAGAGCACCGCATCAGGTGCTGCAGCTGTTGGCACTGCACTCACCTTTAGAAGACTGAAACTTGAAGCTTTTACTTGAAACTTTAGCTTTTATATTGCCAGGCAGTAGGCACTATCCATAAACTGCAATAACAATGACACTTAGCATATATAGCACTTCACATTTTGAAGTTCAATACAAACATTAACTGATCTATATACACTGGGGCATGGTGAATAGTTATTAATTTAACTAGCTTTTATTTTTCCACTGCTATTTACTGCTTTTAACTTTCAGTAAAATGGTTACAATGCTGAACTTGAGGGATGATGCTGTATAAATttcataacagattttttttattttcaggaaGTCAGAAGACCTCACACTTGATTGAGTTAGTTTCAGAGATGTGCCAAAATGACATCAACACGACAAACTCGGTCAACTGCTCTGTTGATGACTTCAAGCAAGCTGTTTATCCCACAATATATCTCACAATATTTGCCTTAGGTGTCTTGGGAAATGGTATTTCCATATATGTTTTCCTGAAGCTTTACAGGAAAAAGAGTCCAGTGAATGTTTTCATGCTGAACTTGGCTATTTCAGACTTCCTGTTTGTGTGGACTTTACCCTTCCGGGCCTCCTACTACCTGAGGAACTCTCAATGGGTATTTGGGGATATATTTTGCAGGATTGTGTCTTATTCCTTGTATGTCAATATGTACTGCAGCATTTATTTTCTAACTGTGCTGAGCATTGTTCGTTTTGTGGCTATTGTTCATCCTTTCAAACATTTGAAACTAACCACCATCAAGTATTCTAGAATCATATGTGCGGTGATATGGGGTTTTGTGATGACAGTTAGCATTGTGCTGCTGTTCAAGGGATGCACCAGCTCGGAGTGCCCATGCAGGTGCTTAGATCTCCAAGAGGAGAGCGTAAAGAAGATACTCGTGATGAACTGTATTGTCCTGGTTGTGGGTTTCTTCCTCCCATTTTGCACAATAATTTGCTGCTATGTGCTTGTGATCAAAGCTTTGCTTAAGCCCAGGGTTCCAAAAGCGAAGATAAGAGCTTCTCATAAGAAGGCAGTGTCAACCATCATCATCACTTTATTCATGTTTCTGCTTTGTTTCCTGCCATATCACATACTAAGAACTGTCTACTTGCTGGAAAAGTGTAAGGTCATTATGGTCAACTCATGCAAGTTGCTGGCTAAAGCGACAGCCATCACTCATTCCCTTGCTGTAATGAATAGTTGCCTAGATCCTGTACTCTACTACTTTGCTGGAGAAAACTTCAAAGAGAGACTCAAAAGTATATATAAAAGGTAGAGGAGGAAGAATCAAATGGACATTCCTTATTGGGAGTATTTTCTAGTGATCAAACCCCAGGACTAGAGGTTGAAAGATCATAGGTCTTTTAATCTATGCCACTGACTTGCCATGTGACCTGGGGTGAATCACGTaactctgtgcctccatttccctatctgtaaagtggggctATTCAGAGGGGCTAGTATCTCAGAACACCGTGTGAATTTTCTTTATAAACAGTTGTAAAGGGGTCCAAGATCCCACCTTGAGATCATGCCTATTTCTCTTCCACCTAGTAAAAACCAGCCCAAAAGAGGCTTTTGTCCTTTAAGACGCCCTCTACTCCAGAGGACTTCATTTACTGGtaacacaaactgacaaaatagACCTTTAATTTTGGGAAACAGACTGGGTCTCTAGTTTTGTCATCTCTAAACCCTTGCTTTTCTCTCCCCAAAAGCACCTACAAGCCCCTTGCATTCTGGGTCCACCTGTTCCCCAACCCTGGGATTACTGGTCCCTCCATCAGAGTTGCCTCTCCATTGGCTACTCCAACCCTCAGAGCATAGTCTCAGTGTTTTTCAATACCCTGCTCCCTCCCTAGGCATTACCTTTAATTTCAGGCCTCTTTTCTTTAGTAAcacctctttttttctttcccatcCAGGGAGCATCTTTAGACTGCTCAGGCATCCTTTTTATTGGGATCAGGTGCTGCATCACTAACTGGCCAATAAGCCACCACTGGGAGTACGTAATTGCTCTCAGGTGGGGTTTAGGGGGCCATTGTAGGCCAGTTAAGCCTCGATTCGCTTTGAAGGGCTACTTGCCCCAGGATAAAAGGGTGTGGAGAAACTTGGATGGATGAtattatagaaatgcaaagtattattttcaaTAACTAACACTGAGATAGCTTATCAAAAAAATACAGTGGCTTTCAAATATGTACTAATATAAACATTTCTGAATCTTTCATTATTCCAGACACACTTTCTAAGATTTTCTCTAGTGAACATACTCTTAAAGAGTACCACAACAAACCATTTCTTTGTGACATTATATAAAGTAATTGGACTATTAAAACATAAGAGCAATATTCACATAGACACACAGAGTGCTTTTTGATTCTTGTTTACACATGTCACCATTTTAGGTGACCCCTGCAATGTTTTTATGCTTCACTTTGCTGGAAGTTAGCTGAAGAATTGGCCAGTTTGTGGAAGTTGCTTACCTAAAGGTAGGCAGCTGAATCTATATTTAGGAGCCCAGGGCCAGACTTTTAAACTTATTTAAGAACAGATAaatgcctaatgggattttcaaaagcacccacatGCCTAactctcacttttgaaaatccactaGACATCTATCTGTATCCttaagtacctaaatacctttaaaacattgttttttacATATGAAAAATTAGGCCTCTTAGAGAGGTTTCAAGCAGTTATAGTGGCCAAATAGAAAGACTTGACCACATGAAAAACAATAATAGATTCTGCTCCTTTTTGAGCAAATATCAGGAATTTTCTGGGTTGAAATTTGCCACATTTGTCATGAAAACAGCCTGTCATGTTTGAGACAATATTGAagaaaggttttttcccccctctccccgcaaTCCATTCAAAACAGATGATTTCTGGCAGTGTGAATGTTTTCCCAATACTCTATTCTTCACAAGAATAAAgcattatgtaaaaaaaattgttaaacaaAAATAGCTGCAATCAGTTAATTTCAGCTCTATCTCAAATGCAAGGAAAACAAATCAATACTTGCCAGATGAACAAGTGTATATCATTATAATTGGTAGAGTCATATTTTTCTTAACTACTCAATAATCAATCTGTTTCCATCATTTTAGTCCACCTTTGGTAACAGTAGAGAGTTTTATCATAATTTTCAATATACTAACTTTTTGTTTATAGAATATATAtctctgtattttaaataaacgtgttactcctaggggaattctgcgccactgcgcatgcgcagaatttatgtcccccacagatttc
The Emys orbicularis isolate rEmyOrb1 chromosome 1, rEmyOrb1.hap1, whole genome shotgun sequence DNA segment above includes these coding regions:
- the CYSLTR2 gene encoding cysteinyl leukotriene receptor 2 codes for the protein MCQNDINTTNSVNCSVDDFKQAVYPTIYLTIFALGVLGNGISIYVFLKLYRKKSPVNVFMLNLAISDFLFVWTLPFRASYYLRNSQWVFGDIFCRIVSYSLYVNMYCSIYFLTVLSIVRFVAIVHPFKHLKLTTIKYSRIICAVIWGFVMTVSIVLLFKGCTSSECPCRCLDLQEESVKKILVMNCIVLVVGFFLPFCTIICCYVLVIKALLKPRVPKAKIRASHKKAVSTIIITLFMFLLCFLPYHILRTVYLLEKCKVIMVNSCKLLAKATAITHSLAVMNSCLDPVLYYFAGENFKERLKSIYKR